In Saccharicrinis fermentans DSM 9555 = JCM 21142, a genomic segment contains:
- a CDS encoding glycoside hydrolase family protein yields the protein MKYLIAIIAILLTMNSCQTHSKKSKEFKLQLGKVAQHSIFSGGDTITHWGGSLVKGEDGLYHMFYARWKKNLGWAWVTHSEIAHAVSASPFGPFKHKDIVLPARGATYWDGLCTHNPTIHKFDGKYYLYYMGNTGDGINPCVPGKLKYNWKHRNNQRIGVAVADNPNGPWKRSDAPLIDVSSDSTAMDALLVSNPSITQGPDGAYLMVYKAVGKKKKGIAGGPVVHCVATSDNPTGPFKKYDFPVFTAEGHDFPAEDPSIWYQDGKYRAIVKDMHGAFTSAGQALVLFESNDGFHWKLASKPLVSKLELNMKNGKHLKLNHLERPQIYKENGQAIALLCAADTIDSKGVIHAWNVQIPLK from the coding sequence ATGAAATATTTAATTGCTATCATAGCTATCTTACTGACAATGAATTCGTGTCAGACGCATTCAAAAAAATCAAAAGAATTTAAACTACAGTTGGGTAAGGTTGCCCAACATTCTATATTTAGCGGCGGCGATACCATAACCCATTGGGGAGGCTCATTGGTAAAAGGTGAAGATGGTCTTTATCACATGTTCTACGCTCGATGGAAAAAAAATTTGGGATGGGCTTGGGTTACCCATTCTGAGATTGCACACGCTGTGTCCGCATCTCCCTTTGGCCCTTTTAAACATAAAGACATTGTGCTTCCAGCCCGAGGTGCAACATATTGGGACGGTTTGTGTACTCATAATCCCACTATTCATAAGTTTGATGGAAAATATTACCTATACTATATGGGAAATACGGGCGATGGAATAAATCCCTGTGTGCCAGGTAAGTTAAAGTACAACTGGAAACACCGTAATAATCAACGTATCGGCGTAGCTGTAGCTGATAATCCCAATGGTCCCTGGAAACGCTCTGATGCCCCCTTAATCGATGTAAGCTCCGACAGCACAGCTATGGATGCTTTATTGGTAAGCAATCCCTCCATTACCCAAGGTCCGGATGGAGCCTACTTGATGGTATATAAAGCGGTTGGAAAAAAGAAGAAAGGAATAGCCGGTGGACCTGTTGTTCATTGTGTTGCTACTTCCGATAACCCTACTGGACCATTTAAAAAATATGATTTTCCGGTATTTACAGCCGAAGGTCATGACTTTCCGGCTGAAGACCCTTCTATTTGGTATCAGGATGGAAAATATAGAGCCATCGTAAAAGATATGCACGGCGCATTTACCAGTGCAGGCCAAGCATTGGTGCTATTTGAGTCAAACGACGGTTTCCACTGGAAATTGGCTTCTAAACCTTTGGTTTCAAAGCTTGAGCTAAATATGAAAAACGGTAAACATTTAAAATTAAATCATTTGGAACGCCCCCAAATATATAAAGAAAATGGTCAAGCCATTGCCTTACTCTGTGCCGCTGATACGATTGATTCAAAGGGGGTAATACATGCATGGAATGTTCAAATCCCATTAAAATAA
- a CDS encoding family 16 glycosylhydrolase produces the protein MKKNIYRSLILIIGIQVIGLNIHAQLPSSIDTTQNWFLSWSDDFNEEDPQLDNKWESQNGPSGHILCSRWRENAVVKNGVLELQARKEKRGGQEWTAGNIWTKKRFKYGYFECRYKYAAAEATNNSFWLMTKGNEPTEGKRFEIDINEGHYPNEVNTNIHQWSDITIDKQGKKTHYSYHKGFPFGAKPGYSIQLEIPISVKKVRLTSRNHARFNIGEFRVYGVNDGKYPDVMSPTAHKDIAGLKNLASAENVKITSSGSYKNNQSENKLTDGNPKSAWSTQEMGEKWVQFEWDEDITIGCIQFLNGWQDKHNNWHGLMSNYQLQYFKNGKWIDITELDVTQSYNFAEEFHTYGLLWNEKEIIFYFDGKEIRREVNSFCYSETPIWLSLAIIPWSGPVTDAIDGTSMKVDYVKYYQQK, from the coding sequence ATGAAAAAAAATATTTACAGAAGTTTAATATTGATCATTGGCATACAGGTCATTGGCCTAAACATCCATGCCCAACTACCCTCTTCAATTGATACTACGCAAAATTGGTTCCTCTCGTGGAGCGATGATTTCAATGAGGAAGATCCACAATTAGATAATAAATGGGAAAGTCAGAATGGACCAAGTGGGCATATTTTATGTAGCCGCTGGAGAGAGAATGCTGTTGTAAAGAATGGTGTTCTTGAACTTCAGGCCAGAAAAGAAAAACGAGGGGGACAGGAATGGACTGCAGGAAACATCTGGACCAAAAAACGCTTCAAATACGGGTATTTTGAATGTCGTTACAAATATGCGGCAGCTGAAGCCACCAATAATTCATTTTGGTTAATGACCAAAGGTAATGAACCTACTGAAGGAAAAAGATTTGAAATCGATATAAACGAAGGACATTATCCCAACGAGGTAAATACCAATATTCATCAATGGTCCGACATAACCATTGACAAGCAAGGAAAAAAAACACATTATTCCTACCATAAAGGTTTTCCTTTTGGGGCAAAACCAGGTTATTCTATTCAACTGGAAATTCCCATATCTGTCAAGAAAGTCAGATTGACATCCAGAAACCATGCACGGTTTAACATAGGCGAGTTCCGCGTTTATGGAGTAAATGATGGTAAGTACCCCGATGTGATGTCACCCACAGCCCACAAAGACATAGCCGGATTAAAAAATTTAGCTTCAGCAGAAAATGTAAAAATCACATCCAGCGGTTCATATAAAAACAATCAGTCAGAAAATAAACTGACAGATGGTAATCCCAAGTCTGCTTGGAGCACCCAAGAAATGGGTGAAAAATGGGTCCAATTTGAATGGGATGAAGACATCACAATCGGATGTATTCAATTTTTAAATGGATGGCAAGACAAACATAATAATTGGCACGGCCTAATGAGTAATTATCAGTTACAGTACTTCAAAAATGGTAAATGGATAGATATTACAGAATTGGATGTGACCCAGAGTTACAATTTTGCAGAAGAATTTCACACCTATGGCTTATTATGGAATGAAAAAGAAATTATTTTTTATTTTGATGGAAAAGAAATCCGAAGAGAAGTTAACTCCTTCTGCTATAGCGAAACACCTATATGGTTAAGCTTGGCAATTATCCCTTGGTCTGGCCCGGTGACCGATGCCATAGATGGTACAAGCATGAAAGTTGACTATGTAAAGTATTATCAACAAAAATAA